The genomic window TCGGTGAGCTGGATCTCACCGCGGCATCCGCACACTGACCCGGAGGAGTTCTCCATGGCCGGCCCGAGCCACGACCCGTCCCTGTACCGTCCCCGCGACATCGTCCCGGTGCGCCGGGCCCTCGTCTCGGTGAGCGACAAGACCGACCTGCTGGTGCTCGCCCGCGCCCTGGCGGATGCGGGCGTCGAGATCGTCTCGACCGGCTCGACGGCGGCCACCGTCCGCGACGCCGGCTTCGCCGTGACCGACGTGGCAGCGGTCACGGGATTCCCGGAATCGCTGGGCGGCCGTGTGAAGACCCTGCACCCGGGCGTGCACGCGGGTCTTCTGGCGGACCTGCGCCTCGAGGACCACGAGCGGCAGCTCGCCGATCTCGGCATCGCGCCCTTCGAGCTCGTCGTGGTGAACCTCTACCCGTTCGTCGAGACGGTGGCCTCCGGTGCGTCGTCCGAGGACGTCGTCGAGCAGATCGACATCGGGGGACCGGCGATGGTGCGGGCGAGCGCCAAGAACTTCGCCAACGTCGCCGTCGTCGTCTCTCCGGAGTCCTACCCGGCCGTCATCGAGGCGATCGCCGCCGGCGGCACCTCGCTCGTGCAGCGCCGGGAGCTCGCGGCCCGCGCGTTCTCGCACACGGCCGCCTACGACACCGCGGTGTCGACGTGGTTCGCGGAGCAGACCCTCGCCGAGGGCGACCTGCCCGCGCACCTGACCATCAAGGCCGAGCGCCTGTCGACCCTCCGTTACGGAGAGAACTCGCACCAGCGCGCCGCCATCTACACGACGACCGGCGGACACGGCATCGCCCAGGCCACGCAGCTGCAGGGCAAGGAGATGTCGTACAACAACTACGTCGACTCGGATGCCGCCCTGCGCGCGGCCTTCGACCTCATCAAGCCGGCCGTCGCGATCATCAAGCACGCCAACCCGTGCGGCATCGCCGTGGCCGCCCCGCAGGCGCTGGACCCCATCGCGTCGGCGCACCTGCGCGCACACGAGTGCGACCCGGTGTCGGCCTTCGGCGGCGTCATCGCCGCGAACCGCACGGTGACGCTGAAGATGGCCGAGAACCTGCGCGACATCTTCACCGAGGTGATCGTCGCGCCGGACTTCGAGCCCGAGGCGCTGGAGGTGTTCCGACTCAAGAAGAACCTGCGCGTGCTGAAGCTCCCCGCCGACTGGCGTCAGGAGCCGATGGACGTGCGCCTGGTGTCGGGTGGCCTGCTGCTGCAGGACGCCGACCGCTTCCCCGACAAGATCGAGTCGCTCGTGGACGGCTGGGAGCTCGTGACCGGCGAGCGTCCCGCCGACGAGGACCTGATGAACCTGTCGTTCGCGTGGAAGACGTGCCGTGCGGTGAAGTCCAACGCCATCGTGCTGGCGAAGGCCTCGGCCACTGTCGGCATCGGCATGGGGCAGGTCAACCGCGTCGACTCGTGCCGACTCGCGGTGGAGCGGGCCGGAGACCGTGCGGCCGGGTCGGTCGCGGCATCCGATGCGTTCTTCCCCTTCGCGGACGGCGTGCAGGTGCTGCTGGATGCCGGCGTGCGCACGATCATCCAGCCCGGCGGGTCGGTGCGTGACGCGGAGGTCATCGACGCGGTGCGCGCCGCCGGCGCCACGATGTACTTCACCGGGGAGCGTCACTTCTTCCACTGACCCCGAGTGAGTATTCGTGGTGCCGAGTGAGTATTCGTCGTGCCGGTCTGGTCAGGGCGTGGGTCGCCCGTAGGCCTCGAGCCAGCGGAGCCACACCTCGCTGACCGTCGGGTACGCGGGCACCGCGTGCCAGAGCCGCTCCAGCGGCACCTCGCCGACCACGGCGATGGTCGCGGCGTGCAGCAGCTCGGCGACATCGGGGCCGACGAACGTCGCGCCGACCAGGACCCCGCGGTCCTCGTCGACGACGGCGCGCGCCCGGCCCCGGTAGTCGTCGGCGTACACAGAGGCGCCTGCGACGGATGCCAGGTCGTAGTCGAGCACGCGGGTGCGCAGCCCGGCGTCGGCCGCGGCCTTCGCCGTGAGGCCGATCGACGCCACCTCGGGATCGGTGAAGGTGACCTGCGGCACGGCGGCGTGATCCGCGGTGGCCACGTGCGCGCCCCACGGCCGGTCCTGCACGCCGCGACCGCGGGCTCGGGCGGCGATCACGTCCCCGGCGGCGCGCGCCTGGTACTTGCCCTGGTGGGTCAGCAGCGACCGGCCGTTGACGTCGCCTACGGCGTAGAGCCAGTCGGTGCCGCGCACGAGCATCGTGTCGTCGACGTCGAGCCACTCGCCGGGCGCGAGTCCCACCGCATCGACGCCCAGGTCGGCGGTGCGGGGCGTGCGCCCGGTGGCCACGAGCACCTCGGCCGCGGCGATCCGCGACCCGTCGGACAGGTGGAGCACGGCATCCGCACCCCGCTCCCGCTCGGCCCGAACAACCTCCACGCCGGTGCGGATGTCAACGCCCGCGTCGGCGAGCGAGGCGGCGACAAGGTCGGCGGCGAACGGCTCCATCGACCCGAGCAGGCGCGAGCGCACGATGAGGGTGACCGTGGCGCCGAAAGCGGCGTACGCGGTCGCCATCTCGGCGGCGACGACTCCGCCGCCGATGATCGCCAGAGAATCCGGGACGGCTTCGGCGCTCGTGGCATCCCTGCTCGTCCACGGCTGGACGTCGGCGAGCCCGGGGACGTCGGGAAGGAGCGCGGCGGACCCGGTCGCGATCACGATCGCGTGCCGGGCGACGAGCGCGGTGCGGGTGCCGTCGGCGGAGGTGATCTCGAGACGGCGGATGCCGGTGAGGCGGGCGTGACCGCGCACCAGCTCGATGCCGGCGCCGTCGAGCCACTGCACCTGTCCCTCGTCCGACCAGTCGTGGGTGATGCCATCGCGTCGGCGGAGCACGGCGGCGACGTCGAGGTCGCCGGTCACCGCTTCGCGCGCCCCGGCGACGTCGCGTGCCGCGCGCAGGGCGGACGGCGCGCGCAGCAGCGCCTTGGACGGCATGCACGCCCAGTACGAGCACTCGCCGCCGACGAGCTCCTCTTCGACGATGACCGTGGTCATCCCGCCCTGGACCGCGCGATCGGCGACGTTCTCCCCGACAGCACCCGCTCCGATGACCACGACGTCGTACTCGCGTTCGCTCATGCCCGCACGCTAGCGCCCCGCGTCTCTCATCGCACCGCTCACCGCTCGCGAGTGAGTATTCGCGCTCGCGAGTGAGCATTCGCGCCGAATACTCACTCGGCGCCTCCAATACTCACTCGGCGCGCCGAATACTCACTCGGCGACCGACGGTGGTGTCCGATTTCCGCGAGTGGGCGGGGCGCGGGGGTGGCAGGCTGGGAGCATGCCCGGATTCGACGAGCGGTACAGCGCCATCCACGCGCGCGACGCGCGCTTCGACGGCCAGTTCGTCACCGCGGTGCGCACGACCGGCATCTACTGCCGCCCCAGCTGCCCGGCACGCACGCCCAAGCCCGGAAACGTCGAGTTCTTCGACACCAGCGCCGCCGCCCACGAGGCGGGCTACCGGGCCTGCAAGCGGTGCCTGCCCGAGGCCGCACCGGGGTCCCCGGCGTGGGACCTGCGTGGCGACACCGCAGGCCGCGCCATGCGCCTCATCGCCGACGGCGTCGTCGAGCGCGAGGGCGTACCGGGCCTCGCCGCACGCCTCGGATACTCCAGCCGGCACCTCTCGCGCCTGCTCACCGCCGAACTCGGCGCCGGCCCGCTGGCGCTCGCCCGCGCGCACCGCGCGCACACCGCCCGCATGCTGCTCGTCGGCACCGACCTGCCGATCTCGGACGTCGCCTTCTCGGCGGGCTTCGCCAGCGTCCGGCAGTTCAACGACACCGTGCGCGAGGTCTTCGGGATGCCGCCGCAGCAGCTGCGCGCCCGCCGCCCCGCCACTCGCCCCGGCACCCGCCCCGGCACCCGCCCCGACCCCGACGCCGGCGCCATCGACCTCGTCCTCCCCGTGCGCCCGCCGTTCGACGTCGACGGGCTCTTCGCCTGGATGTCCGCCCGCGCCATCGCCGGCGTCGAGACGGCGACGGCGACGTCGTTCGCGCGCACCATCGCGCTCCCGGGCGGACCGGCCTGGTTCCGGCTGCGCGCGGCGGGCCCCGACCGCGTGCGCCTCGACGCCCGACTCACCCGGTTGGGGGACCTGACGGCGCTGGTCGCGCGGGCGCGGCGGTTGTTCGATCTGGATGCCGACCCCGTCGCCGTCGACGAGGCGCTCGGGCACCACCCCGAGCTGCGCGCCTCGCTCGCCGCGACGCCGGGCATGCGGGTGCCCGGCGCCGCCGACCCCCACGAGATGCTCATCCGCGCGATGGTCGGGCAGCAGATCTCGGTGGCGGCCGCCCGCACCGCGCTCGTGCGATTGACCGACGCGCTGGGGGAGCGGGTCCCCGCCCACGAGGGGACCGACCGGCTGTTCCCGACGATGGCGGCCATCGCCGAGCACGGCGCCGACGTGCTGCGCGGGCCGGCCGCCCGCATCCGCGCCCTGACCGGTGCGGCAGGACTGATGGCGTCGGGCGAGCTGACCCTGTCGCCCGGCGATGACGCCGCCGACCAGCGCGCACGCCTCCTGGCTCTCCCCGGGGTCGGGCCGTGGACGGCCGACTACGTCCGCATGCGCGTGACCGGCGACCCCGACGTGCTGCTTCCCGGCGATGTCGCGGCTCGCACGGGCGCCGCGGCCCTCGGCATCCCCGCCGACCCGGTGGGTCTCGTCGCATGGTCCGCGCGCGCCGCGCCCTGGCGCACGTACCTGACCGCCCACCTCTGGCGCGCCGCCCTGCGACCGCCCGCCGGGCCGCCCGCCGGGC from Microbacterium sp. zg-Y625 includes these protein-coding regions:
- a CDS encoding dihydrolipoyl dehydrogenase family protein, translating into MSEREYDVVVIGAGAVGENVADRAVQGGMTTVIVEEELVGGECSYWACMPSKALLRAPSALRAARDVAGAREAVTGDLDVAAVLRRRDGITHDWSDEGQVQWLDGAGIELVRGHARLTGIRRLEITSADGTRTALVARHAIVIATGSAALLPDVPGLADVQPWTSRDATSAEAVPDSLAIIGGGVVAAEMATAYAAFGATVTLIVRSRLLGSMEPFAADLVAASLADAGVDIRTGVEVVRAERERGADAVLHLSDGSRIAAAEVLVATGRTPRTADLGVDAVGLAPGEWLDVDDTMLVRGTDWLYAVGDVNGRSLLTHQGKYQARAAGDVIAARARGRGVQDRPWGAHVATADHAAVPQVTFTDPEVASIGLTAKAAADAGLRTRVLDYDLASVAGASVYADDYRGRARAVVDEDRGVLVGATFVGPDVAELLHAATIAVVGEVPLERLWHAVPAYPTVSEVWLRWLEAYGRPTP
- the purH gene encoding bifunctional phosphoribosylaminoimidazolecarboxamide formyltransferase/IMP cyclohydrolase; the encoded protein is MAGPSHDPSLYRPRDIVPVRRALVSVSDKTDLLVLARALADAGVEIVSTGSTAATVRDAGFAVTDVAAVTGFPESLGGRVKTLHPGVHAGLLADLRLEDHERQLADLGIAPFELVVVNLYPFVETVASGASSEDVVEQIDIGGPAMVRASAKNFANVAVVVSPESYPAVIEAIAAGGTSLVQRRELAARAFSHTAAYDTAVSTWFAEQTLAEGDLPAHLTIKAERLSTLRYGENSHQRAAIYTTTGGHGIAQATQLQGKEMSYNNYVDSDAALRAAFDLIKPAVAIIKHANPCGIAVAAPQALDPIASAHLRAHECDPVSAFGGVIAANRTVTLKMAENLRDIFTEVIVAPDFEPEALEVFRLKKNLRVLKLPADWRQEPMDVRLVSGGLLLQDADRFPDKIESLVDGWELVTGERPADEDLMNLSFAWKTCRAVKSNAIVLAKASATVGIGMGQVNRVDSCRLAVERAGDRAAGSVAASDAFFPFADGVQVLLDAGVRTIIQPGGSVRDAEVIDAVRAAGATMYFTGERHFFH
- a CDS encoding AlkA N-terminal domain-containing protein — encoded protein: MPGFDERYSAIHARDARFDGQFVTAVRTTGIYCRPSCPARTPKPGNVEFFDTSAAAHEAGYRACKRCLPEAAPGSPAWDLRGDTAGRAMRLIADGVVEREGVPGLAARLGYSSRHLSRLLTAELGAGPLALARAHRAHTARMLLVGTDLPISDVAFSAGFASVRQFNDTVREVFGMPPQQLRARRPATRPGTRPGTRPDPDAGAIDLVLPVRPPFDVDGLFAWMSARAIAGVETATATSFARTIALPGGPAWFRLRAAGPDRVRLDARLTRLGDLTALVARARRLFDLDADPVAVDEALGHHPELRASLAATPGMRVPGAADPHEMLIRAMVGQQISVAAARTALVRLTDALGERVPAHEGTDRLFPTMAAIAEHGADVLRGPAARIRALTGAAGLMASGELTLSPGDDAADQRARLLALPGVGPWTADYVRMRVTGDPDVLLPGDVAARTGAAALGIPADPVGLVAWSARAAPWRTYLTAHLWRAALRPPAGPPAGPPAAQSAAQSAPAPAPAPALASEGVTA